The region GGTTCGGCATGTCGGAGAACGGCCCGCTGGCGACGACGGTCGAGGACGCCCGCCTGATGCTGTCGGTCCTCGCGGACACGGAGTTCGTACGGTCGGACGCGCACGCCGGCCGCAAGATCGCCCTCTCCGTCCGCAGCCCCATCGCCGGCGTCACCATCAGCAGGCCGTTCGCGTCAGCCGCGCGTGAGGCCGCCGCGCTGCTGGACAGTGCCGGTCACGAGGTGCGGCCCGCCGACCCGCCCTACCCGCTGTCGATCGGCGTGACCTCGTTCACCCACTGGACAGCGGGCACGGCACGGGACGCGGAGGGCTTCGACCGGAGCGGACTGAGCCGGCGCACCAGGGTCCACGCGGCCGTCGGGCGCCGGTTCGTCGGTTACGTCGAGCGGGGTCAGCACAAGCAACAGCTGCGTCGGCGCCTGGAGCCGTTCTTCGCCGAGCACGACGTGCTGCTCACCCCGGCACTCGCCCGGCGCTCGCCCACCGCCACGGCCTGGCACGAGCGGGGCTGGCTGCGAAACATCCTCGCCAACACGAACTACTCGCCGATGACACCCCCGTGGAACCTGACGGGCTGGCCGGCGATGGCCGTACCGTTCGGCACCCTGCCCTCGGGCGCGCCCTGCTCCGTACAGCTGGTGGGCCGCCCGGGCTCGGAGGCCGTACTCCTCGACGTGGCGCAGCAGTTGGAGGAACTGCACCCTTGGCAGCGGACGGCCCCGCTCGCCTAGAAGCCCTTGTACATGATGTGCAGGCCCACCCGGCCGTGGCGAGGATGGTCGAACGCGTCCGGCACGGTGCCCAGGATCGTGAAGCCGAGCGAGGTCCACAGCTTGACCGCCGGGTTGGTCTCGACGACGGCGTTGAACACCATGCCCCGGTAGCCGTGGGCCGCCGCCTCGTCCAGGACGTGATCGGCGAGGGCGCGGCCGATGCCACGGCCGCCGCGGTCGGGGTCGACCATGAAGCCGGCGTTGGCGATGCGGGCGGCCGGGCCGCCGTAGTTGGGGGTGAGGAACGCGGAGCCCACGACGGCTCCGGCAGTGTCCTCGGCAACGTACACCTGCTTGGCCGGGCTCATCCACAGGGCGCGGGCCGCTTCCTCGGATGTGTCCGGGGCCCAGGTGTAGGTCTCGGCGGCGGCGACGACGCGGTGCCAGAACGGCCAGATCCGCGGCCAGTCTTCGGCGGTGGCCCGCCGGATCTCTGTGCTCAGCATGGGCGCGAGTCTGGCACGCCCATGCTGACGGCGATCTCTACAGGTCCTGTCGGGGCGTCAGTCGACGCTGGGCAGGATGTGGGGCTCGGCGAGGTCGTCCTCGTAGCCCGCCAGGCGGATCGGGGCCGACCTGGCCCACACGTCGAGGCTGCCGAGCCGGTCGCTCCGGTCTTCGGGGGCCGCCGTGCGTTCCTCAGGGCCTTGTTCGAGATTCGTCTTCTCCGGTGTCACCGCGCACTCCTTATGTGTCGGGTCACCCTCGGGACTTCGGGACCAGTCTGATGCCGGCCGCTCCACATCCACTCGGGTCTGGGTCAAGAGCAGTCAGGACGCGGTGGCGCCGGTAACGGACCGTGGGTGTGGGTGGAACCCAGTCGTGCTGCCCGTCCGCTCCAGTATTAACCAAATGAGCGGGCGCCCGCTCGATGGGGTGAAAACAAGGAGTAAAGAACTCAAGTCGCTCAGTGTTCATTCAGCCATAATCTGCGGTTGTTTGTAACGTTGAGCACGTTTTGCGTTTCACCCGTACGGCTCAGCCGACGCACCCACGTACGCCGATGTCGCATCAGGTCCGGCAGTTCAGCTCCCGTTGGCCCGCGCGCCAGTCGGCCATGGTCTGCTGCCGACGGCAACGGCTGGTCCCGCGGTGGAACTCGGGATGACTGACGTATGGAGCTGCGCGGCGTCGAGGAACTGATGGATCTGCTGCACGCCTGCCGGGGCACCCCGGGAACACGGCGGCGGCACGGCCGGTCCGGTCGACCTGAACCAGCACGCCCTCCAGACGGCCGCCCTGTTGCGCCGAAGTCGCCCCGCCGACAAGGAACTTCAGGTGGCGGGCCTGGTCCATGTCATCGGCCGGCTCCTCGTACCCGGCGTCCCCACCCGGCACGCCCGGGTCGCGGCCGACACCGTCCGGCACCTGCTCGGCGAACGGGTCGCCCGCCTCGTACACGACAGCCCGTACGCCACGGACCTGGACCCGCATACGGACGCCGACACGCTTGCCCTGCGCCAGGCGGACGAGGCCGGCCGGGTCCTGGGCTTCGACGCGGGAGTCCTGGAGGACTGGAGCACCCTGCTGGAGCTGGTCGCGGAGCAGCACTCACGGATGGGCGCCGTCGACTGAACCCCTGAACC is a window of Streptomyces sp. B21-083 DNA encoding:
- a CDS encoding amidase, which produces MTSWAGRTAVEIAAAVREKRVTPREVVAEHLARIELLDARVGAFRRLRSQEALAEADEVAGRPDLADLPLAGVPIAVKDNLGVRGESTRHGSPATPDTPADHDHITVARLRAAGAIVVGVTNVPELCIWGTTEGPLGTARNPWDTTRTAGGSSGGSAAAVGAGMVPIALGNDGMGSLRIPAANCGAVTIKPGLGVVPAGIGNGDWFGMSENGPLATTVEDARLMLSVLADTEFVRSDAHAGRKIALSVRSPIAGVTISRPFASAAREAAALLDSAGHEVRPADPPYPLSIGVTSFTHWTAGTARDAEGFDRSGLSRRTRVHAAVGRRFVGYVERGQHKQQLRRRLEPFFAEHDVLLTPALARRSPTATAWHERGWLRNILANTNYSPMTPPWNLTGWPAMAVPFGTLPSGAPCSVQLVGRPGSEAVLLDVAQQLEELHPWQRTAPLA
- a CDS encoding GNAT family N-acetyltransferase, with the protein product MLSTEIRRATAEDWPRIWPFWHRVVAAAETYTWAPDTSEEAARALWMSPAKQVYVAEDTAGAVVGSAFLTPNYGGPAARIANAGFMVDPDRGGRGIGRALADHVLDEAAAHGYRGMVFNAVVETNPAVKLWTSLGFTILGTVPDAFDHPRHGRVGLHIMYKGF